The genomic window TAGTAGTTAAAAGTCACTCCAGTATCATCAGAATTACCTTCCAATTTCGTTCGTTTAGGTCGATGATAATCAGAGTAATCATCAACTAAAAGATCAAGAACATGTTCAGCTTCTTTAAGTTTATTCACAAACGCAAGAACCACTGCATCTTTTGCTTTAATCTCTCGAGCAACTTTCTGTCTAGCATCTTAAAGACCAAGAATTTCTTGAAGCTCAGCAACTGATTCAAAGAGTTGGACTACAAAACAACGAATAGTAAACTTGAACTAGTGAGTGAGACACAAGGGGGTCGCCACATCTTTGGAGTGCAGCAGAAGCTCTAAAGCATCAGCTTTTGAAGCTAACATGAAGAAAAATCAAGAAAAAGACTGAGAAACGGTTAACTTTTATTCCTCTGTGAATAATTTCACTGTTTATCAGATAGTGTATAATAATATTGGTGGAAATTGTTTCTTAATGTATCCACAACAAATTCTTTGTCGGTACTTTTCATAATTACAGAGGACCTTCGTTCTCGATCATTTCACGAACTTCGTTAACCACTAAGTAAGCTTTGTGGCCTCCTATCACTTCTGCTTGCTTCTTGCCATCCTTCCATAACTGTGTCATATAGGTTGTCATCATAAGAAAATATCGCAAGGAAAACTTGGatttgataaaaacaaaatcaaagtgAAAGTAGAAATTTCTTACCTGTATTGTTGGCATCTTCTGCACAGGTTTTCAAGGTTAACATAcatgaacaaagaaaaataatttgGTCAGTTTAATTCTGCAAAGTCATAGCTGCATATTGCAcagcaaaaccaaaattttaaatACAAACTTGTTGAGATATTAGTAAGAAATCTGAAACCTAACGAATAAGTTTCAGAATAATCAGAACCAACGCAGTTTCTACTTCTAGTCATATTTTACAGAATTATACGGAGCTTATCATCCCTTTAAGAAGCCGCCCTCATAGTAGTAGACGCATAAACGGGaatcaaaaaatcaaataagatttTCAGTGAACCGCATGTGAGGTAAAGACAGGTTTGGGTAAATATTCTCATCCAAAATAAATCCTTAGACATATTCCTCATAATAGACTATCCTTTCTTAAAAATCATATCCTTGTAACAGCTCAACTAATCGAACTTGAGTGTGAATCAGCACAAGCACAACTGGTTATTTATAAGTTTACTTCGACTTCAAATCTTACTTCTACAAGGATGGTGATCTGGGGTTGGAGTGCTAATGCTCACATGTTCCACATTAGACCAATACTCATATGCTCCAGAAACAAGCATCACATAGGAACTATCGACCAAATCTCACTTCTCTTAAATTTGACGTTTCTATCCGAAATCATATTTTCTTACTAAGTGCTTTATGCGGCCAAGTTAATGTAGGAAATATAGTTTCAGATTCAGACCTAGGTTATTTATCTGGACCCCGGGAGACAATCGACAAATGAACTAAAGTTACTGTATGATTCAACATTGAACAATGAAATAAAAGGCATCATTAGTTCTCATAACATAGAATCCCAGTTCTGGTGAGTGTGGGGGTTGTACAGTAATAACGGATATCTTAAGGTTATCTTCAAACAATACTTCCACACAGTTATATAAAAAAGTCAACATACACGATACATGGGAAAATTAAACTCATATCAGTTTCTTTAACTTCTCGCTGAACAGAGACTTAAGACTCCCAGGGGTTGTATGAGCACTCCTTCGAATGCCAAGGAGAAGCTAAAACAGACGCCTAGGATAAGGGCTCAAATAGAATAAAGACGCCGTAGTTTAAAACAGTATAAGCTAAGCAAATCTCATGCAACAATAATATGTTCCTTCAAACATAAATTGCACCTGCTGTATATAGTGAAGCAAACACATTACAGTGTTCACTTCTATGACTCTTTCCGCTGGAACCAATTGTTCTTAAGGCCAAATTGAGGGGAAAGACATAACAATGAGACATATTTAACGGAAAATGATGTCAACAAGTTACCTATCACTATTACTTATTACTAGCAACCAAAGCTGATAGCGCGATCCAGATATGATAATATCAATATAAGAAGACGCTTAACAACTAAAAGAAACTTACAGTAACTCCTGCATGATTAACTAGCTTGAAAGGGACAGTGTTGACATCAATGCAGAAGAATCCAACTCTGCATCAGTAAACAGAACAGAGTATGATAAATCATTTGTTCACCAATCTACGAAAACGTGACAATAAGAATGACCCAATACCAATTATATCGATTGAACTTTAACGTTATAACAGCACTTTGTCAAATGTGCTCCGTTTACAGTggcaggaaaaaaaatgaaaagtagtaGATCATCCATTTCTAAGGTTCTCAAAATACTCATTACAGCAACTAAATAATTTTAGTATCCCCAATCAAAGTGCCAACTTGAACAAGTCAAATGGTCGATAAAAAGAACATTCACAGTTCAATCTCCTAAATGAATTTCCCATTGTTATATAAAATTACTGTTTAGGGCGACAAATTACATTTACTAAAAATCAATTCAACTAACCAAACTGTATAAGTTTACACACTAACCTTGGATAATAATCAGCTGCCATTTTTTCGATTTTGGGTTTCAAGTAAATACATTTTCTGCACCAAGTAGCCATCCTACACATCCAACAAAAAAATCTCAAACTTTCAGAATCCAAAAACTGTAATTAGCTTCAATAAAAAATCCATTTACACCCTAATTTTCAATCAGTTAAGAACCAATTTTCTGATTAAGCAATTAATTAATTGGTAATAATAAACAAATTAATTAAGTAATACGAAAAAAAATCCCCTGACCAGACAATAATCAATGCTTGATCAAGTTGTTGAGCTTCACCCATGATCCTATCAAACTGTTCTTCACTACCAATTGATTTAAGCTCTACAGAAACTGGTTTCGAATCAATATtcaatgaagaagaggaagaatctATGCTAAAAGTATCATTTGAAGCAGTAATCCTCGATCGTATTCCATCAAAATTAATGGAGGAAATTCTAACCAAAGAAGTCGATAGTGAGAAAATCTGATGAATTGGAAGAAACCCATATCCGGTTGAATTATAAGAACGTGGTTTTGCTTGTAGGTGCAGAGATTTGATGCTTGGACTGATGATTTTAATGGAGTCTGTCattgaggaagaagaaagagtagAAGAGAAGACTGAAGAAAATAGGGAAAAAATATGCACATACGGCGTAAATTAGAAATAGCGCCTCAATTTGTGGGATCCATAATCCATTTacactaggggtgtaaataagaaccataatattgggcataccaaaaattttataggcatacaaaatcatttttctaACCAGGGTGTATTGATAAGGGGTGTTTAATGGGCATGCAATGACCTATACAcccttaaacacttcgaaaatattgatttataggctttaggttcggctgactcgtgttgatgagttatcagccgaacttcccgctgtagactgaattctttcgatcttgttttgatcataacttcttcgtccaatgtcggaatgacctcattctttttgcgttatcttcgtattttcattctcttgaagatgaagataaaatctaattgattttaatgggttaaaatctacgattttcattatataagctgaaccattaacattttttattcctgaactctcaggaataggttcggcttacatctatgagccgaaccaacccattgatgaacagttcggcttacatctatgagccgaacctcacataatttttcttccagatcacacaggactaggttcggctcattatgatatttttaaacaagccgaactagttggttcggctcataacaataacactttcagcttgctgaactgttcattagttgtcaatatccaggtttcagatcaaggttcggcgcataatttaggtgagttgtgagccgaacctaggttcggcgcataatttagTTTCATTGTGAGCCGAACCAAAGTTCGGcgcataatgttgttgttttttaagccgaacggttcttcaaattttcagcctgaaagtgtatgtgaacagttcggctgatacgattttcattatataagccgaaccattaacattttttattccagaactctcaggaataggttcggctttctaggaaaattttatacaagccgaactagtgtctagcaaatgttcggcgcatacctaaacagtttcagctagccgaattgttcataaagggatcggttcggctcataaatgtaagtcgaaccttttcatcctccaatggtttggtaatcattggtgtagttgatgtgcattttcctaggttttttaggtgatatatgaccctcctcatcctccattgaatcaagaattagaattttctcactttctccttctctttctctccttcttaaccaaaccaaaactttgatttttttcctcaaatttttcatctaaacaactcttataattcagaaaattattttaatcactaaacaaaatatttaatcactaatcaagattattaacactaatacgtaaaggacatatttgccattaaaaaaatttgggttaaggggttatctgattttgctatttcacaaccttttttgtcttcattcagtatgccttggaagattttggtatgcccaatattatggttcgtaaataatacccgaaaatactcagcctgcctgtatccgcccgagcccgcctgtacccgaagtagcccaaagcctgttatgacccgtcatggaccacccggcctggcctggattaatttattgggcggtctcgggctttgcgattaattatgatgcccggcctgatacccggcctggtgcccggcctgaaaaccttctatgtgccattaatcatttaatatcctcttaaaaagacttaaaagttacaattttataattgtcaattttgtgtcaagaaaaataaaatatataattgtttttttacttataattaaccttttcaaaacattaatggtaatatattttcttattagaaagtttattgtaatttaactaattatttattatagg from Papaver somniferum cultivar HN1 unplaced genomic scaffold, ASM357369v1 unplaced-scaffold_19, whole genome shotgun sequence includes these protein-coding regions:
- the LOC113338780 gene encoding thioredoxin-like 3-2, chloroplastic yields the protein MTDSIKIISPSIKSLHLQAKPRSYNSTGYGFLPIHQIFSLSTSLVRISSINFDGIRSRITASNDTFSIDSSSSSLNIDSKPVSVELKSIGSEEQFDRIMGEAQQLDQALIIVWMATWCRKCIYLKPKIEKMAADYYPRVGFFCIDVNTVPFKLVNHAGVTKMPTIQLWKDGKKQAEVIGGHKAYLVVNEVREMIENEGPL